The following proteins come from a genomic window of Takifugu rubripes chromosome 11, fTakRub1.2, whole genome shotgun sequence:
- the igsf5b gene encoding immunoglobulin superfamily member 5 isoform X1, giving the protein MNVLSFWMLLLSSSIEATMAQVTLTPETLTVLRGDEARLTCCSSSSQWTVMVWLLNAEVVLTISNESGLLPSINPNVTAEQISPNSWTFILKNTTRLNQGRVTCDLQGIDRKAADLFVQEKGRVQIFGEDKLAFRGHSVLFECKAAGWYPQPQIQWQVKGKQVSQSDYNVTAGEAVNSVFTVTSSLLLTATMTSRVDCLASVSALSQPLKSSVSLTVVTEVLQEDNCSVSLVVVASMLALLLLLNCTGCVLYYTQRRHAKRSSEDAFRLDQSGRGTDLVAEATEGSVNLGYSCGGSTDVCYTNTIILETGGQNASSMEFSTFTKVPDVVSSSSQSLHTHNQECPSEENSKNVRRITTV; this is encoded by the exons ATGAACGTCCTCTCTTTCTGGATGCTCCTGCTGTCCAGCAGCATTGAAG CCACTATGGCTCAGGTGACGCTGACACCTGAAACACTGACGGTCCTGCGGGGAGACGAGGCCCGGttgacctgctgcagcagcagctcccagtgGACTGTGATGGTGTGGCTACTGAACGCTGAGGTGGTTCTGACCATCTCAAATGAAAGTGGACTCCTGCCGTCCATCAACCCCAATGTGACAGCTGAGCAGATCTCGCCGAACAGCTGGACCTTCATTCTGAAGAACACCACCAGGCTCAACCAAGGACGAGTGACCTGTGACCTCCAGGGCATCGACAGGAAAGCAGCAGATCTGTTTGTGCAAG AAAAGGGACGTGTGCAAATCTTTGGGGAGGACAAGTTGGCCTTTAGGGGTCACTCTGTGCTGTTCGAGTGCAAGGCTGCAGGCTGGTACCCCCAACCACAGATACAGTGGCAGGTGAAGGGCAAACAG GTGAGCCAGAGTGACTACAACGTCACTGCTGGAGAAGCAGTCAACAGTGTCTTCACCGTGACCAGCAGCCTTCTCCTGACAGCGACGATGACCTCTCGTGTGGACTGTTTGGCATCTGTGTCCGCTCTGTCCCAGCCTCTGAAGAGTAGCGTGAGCCTCACAGTGG TTACAGAAGTGCTACAAGAAGACAACTGTAGTGTTTCTCTGGTGGTGGTGGCCTCAAtgttggctctgctgctgctgctcaactgCACCGGCTGTGTCCTCTACTacacacagaggagacatgCAA aacGGAGCTCAGAAGATGCCTTCAG GTTGGACCAATCAGGCAGAGGCACAGACTTGGTTGCTGAGGCAACAGAGGGAAGTGTAAATCTGGGATACTCTTGTGGGGGCTCCACAG ATGTATGCTACACCAACACCATAATCCTTGAAACTGGTGGCCAGAATGCAAGTAGCATGGAATTTAGTACTTTTACAaag GTCCCTGATgtggtgtcctccagcagccagtctctgcacacacacaaccaggaGTGTCCGTCGGAAGAAAACTCCAAAAACGTCCGCAGAATCACCACAGTCTGA
- the igsf5b gene encoding immunoglobulin superfamily member 5 isoform X2 — protein sequence MNVLSFWMLLLSSSIEATMAQVTLTPETLTVLRGDEARLTCCSSSSQWTVMVWLLNAEVVLTISNESGLLPSINPNVTAEQISPNSWTFILKNTTRLNQGRVTCDLQGIDRKAADLFVQEKGRVQIFGEDKLAFRGHSVLFECKAAGWYPQPQIQWQVKGKQVSQSDYNVTAGEAVNSVFTVTSSLLLTATMTSRVDCLASVSALSQPLKSSVSLTVVTEVLQEDNCSVSLVVVASMLALLLLLNCTGCVLYYTQRRHAKRSSEDAFRLDQSGRGTDLVAEATEGSVNLGYSCGGSTGP from the exons ATGAACGTCCTCTCTTTCTGGATGCTCCTGCTGTCCAGCAGCATTGAAG CCACTATGGCTCAGGTGACGCTGACACCTGAAACACTGACGGTCCTGCGGGGAGACGAGGCCCGGttgacctgctgcagcagcagctcccagtgGACTGTGATGGTGTGGCTACTGAACGCTGAGGTGGTTCTGACCATCTCAAATGAAAGTGGACTCCTGCCGTCCATCAACCCCAATGTGACAGCTGAGCAGATCTCGCCGAACAGCTGGACCTTCATTCTGAAGAACACCACCAGGCTCAACCAAGGACGAGTGACCTGTGACCTCCAGGGCATCGACAGGAAAGCAGCAGATCTGTTTGTGCAAG AAAAGGGACGTGTGCAAATCTTTGGGGAGGACAAGTTGGCCTTTAGGGGTCACTCTGTGCTGTTCGAGTGCAAGGCTGCAGGCTGGTACCCCCAACCACAGATACAGTGGCAGGTGAAGGGCAAACAG GTGAGCCAGAGTGACTACAACGTCACTGCTGGAGAAGCAGTCAACAGTGTCTTCACCGTGACCAGCAGCCTTCTCCTGACAGCGACGATGACCTCTCGTGTGGACTGTTTGGCATCTGTGTCCGCTCTGTCCCAGCCTCTGAAGAGTAGCGTGAGCCTCACAGTGG TTACAGAAGTGCTACAAGAAGACAACTGTAGTGTTTCTCTGGTGGTGGTGGCCTCAAtgttggctctgctgctgctgctcaactgCACCGGCTGTGTCCTCTACTacacacagaggagacatgCAA aacGGAGCTCAGAAGATGCCTTCAG GTTGGACCAATCAGGCAGAGGCACAGACTTGGTTGCTGAGGCAACAGAGGGAAGTGTAAATCTGGGATACTCTTGTGGGGGCTCCACAG GTCCCTGA